One genomic window of Deinococcus sp. QL22 includes the following:
- a CDS encoding TetR/AcrR family transcriptional regulator — protein sequence MNAQNEAGKTTALPKRTDARRNEQTLLDTAAALFVTSGVEVPVRDIAVKAGVGVGTIYRHFPTRADLIIAVYRHQIDTCAEAGPVLLASSVSPSAALGQWIDLFVDFLTTKHGLAAVLRPDNADFKALHAAFLDRLVPVCAGLLTAAAEAGEIRPDIEARELMRGIGNLCIGTNDPQYNARRLIKLLMAGLRHTSR from the coding sequence ATGAACGCACAGAATGAAGCGGGCAAAACAACCGCCTTACCCAAGCGAACCGACGCACGGCGCAACGAGCAGACGTTGCTGGACACTGCCGCCGCCCTCTTCGTCACGTCCGGCGTCGAGGTGCCCGTGCGTGACATCGCGGTCAAAGCAGGCGTCGGGGTCGGCACGATTTACCGCCACTTTCCGACGCGGGCGGATCTGATCATTGCGGTGTACCGTCATCAGATCGACACCTGTGCCGAGGCGGGGCCTGTACTGCTGGCCAGCAGCGTCAGTCCGTCCGCGGCGTTGGGACAGTGGATCGATCTGTTCGTGGACTTCCTGACCACCAAGCATGGCCTCGCTGCGGTGCTGCGGCCCGACAACGCCGACTTCAAGGCGCTGCACGCCGCCTTTCTTGACCGCCTGGTGCCCGTATGTGCGGGCCTGCTCACCGCCGCTGCCGAAGCCGGGGAGATTCGCCCAGACATCGAGGCCCGCGAATTGATGCGGGGCATTGGCAATCTCTGCATCGGGACCAACGACCCTCAGTACAACGCCCGCCGCTTGATCAAGCTGCTGATGGCCGGACTGCGCCACACTTCAAGGTGA
- a CDS encoding serine hydrolase domain-containing protein gives MPDERLVSAFFADTFRQWTSRELIAIGTSQPRVFAPGTNWAYSHTNYVILGQALEKITGKSLATLLRENILAPLGLKDTHSVATAQMREPTTGFGSPPSLFAGPALIGLATRLTAHLRAAQPVNRAQTAAARQGITPPAARALQTRWDSVIFLRVAGMALGIVGLGLCALWLR, from the coding sequence GTGCCCGACGAGCGACTTGTCAGTGCGTTCTTCGCCGACACGTTCCGGCAGTGGACCTCCCGAGAACTCATCGCCATCGGCACGAGCCAACCTCGAGTCTTCGCGCCCGGCACCAACTGGGCCTACTCGCACACGAACTACGTGATCCTCGGCCAAGCACTCGAGAAGATCACGGGCAAGTCCCTCGCAACCCTCCTACGTGAGAACATCCTTGCCCCGCTGGGCCTGAAAGACACCCACAGCGTGGCGACCGCTCAGATGCGCGAGCCCACAACTGGATTTGGGTCGCCCCCCAGCCTGTTCGCTGGACCTGCCCTGATTGGGCTGGCCACCCGACTGACGGCTCACCTGAGGGCGGCGCAGCCCGTCAACCGTGCCCAGACTGCGGCGGCCCGGCAGGGGATCACTCCTCCGGCGGCGCGTGCCCTGCAAACCCGCTGGGACAGTGTAATTTTCCTGCGGGTGGCGGGTATGGCGCTGGGAATAGTGGGACTGGGGCTGTGTGCGTTGTGGCTGCGCTGA
- a CDS encoding IS110 family transposase produces MLALRGIGVVLAGTVGAEIGDIKRFENVDHFASYCGAAPIERGSGKNTRWCVNGSGNRQQSRVLHLMALTRLRCEERPRTFVAKKEREGKTKRAALRTLKSHLVRKLYPALQASHVDGRRPAPSEGFFLSRLDIPGSGRQAMNLNSTAVPIK; encoded by the coding sequence ATGTTGGCGTTGCGGGGGATCGGCGTGGTGCTCGCAGGCACCGTAGGGGCTGAAATCGGTGATATCAAGCGGTTTGAGAATGTTGATCACTTCGCCAGTTATTGCGGTGCTGCACCAATAGAACGGGGCAGTGGGAAGAACACGCGTTGGTGCGTGAACGGGAGTGGCAACCGGCAACAGAGCAGGGTGCTTCACCTGATGGCACTCACCCGACTGCGTTGCGAAGAGCGCCCGAGGACATTTGTAGCGAAGAAGGAGCGCGAGGGAAAAACGAAACGGGCGGCACTCCGCACGCTCAAGTCCCACCTGGTTCGGAAGTTGTACCCAGCGTTGCAGGCCAGTCACGTTGACGGCCGCCGCCCAGCCCCCTCTGAGGGTTTTTTTCTCAGCCGACTTGACATACCAGGTTCAGGCCGTCAGGCGATGAACCTCAATTCAACCGCAGTACCGATTAAATAG
- the budA gene encoding acetolactate decarboxylase, which yields MVKKTLYFALTATLLLSTASADKSATLYQVSSLNALSVGLFQGALPIGLLKREGNFGLGTYDGIDGEMIVLDGHVYHARADGSVTESRDDELASFAAVVDFIPERQYSIRNMTMKQLDAYIASLISSENYFYAIRIQGTFFSVTNRAIAKLSLPYPTLAQAVQQQVTFNRADFPGTAVVLRSPQYVSNLNVAGNHYHFISEDLTFGGHALDLHVDQATLQIQEIRRATLELPHTSSFQKTSLPPFTK from the coding sequence ATGGTAAAGAAAACCCTCTACTTCGCATTGACAGCAACCCTCCTCCTCTCGACGGCATCTGCAGACAAAAGCGCGACGCTCTATCAGGTGTCAAGCTTAAACGCCCTGTCCGTGGGGCTGTTCCAAGGTGCGCTCCCCATCGGGCTGCTCAAGCGTGAAGGGAATTTCGGCCTCGGTACCTATGATGGCATCGACGGAGAAATGATCGTTCTCGACGGACACGTGTACCATGCCCGTGCCGACGGCTCAGTCACCGAATCTCGGGATGACGAGCTTGCTTCCTTCGCTGCGGTCGTCGACTTTATTCCTGAGCGGCAATACAGCATTCGCAACATGACCATGAAGCAGCTCGACGCGTATATCGCGTCGCTGATCTCCAGCGAAAATTACTTTTATGCCATCCGTATTCAGGGCACCTTCTTCTCCGTCACGAACCGCGCCATTGCCAAGCTCAGCCTGCCTTACCCCACGCTCGCACAGGCAGTGCAACAGCAGGTGACGTTCAACCGCGCTGATTTTCCGGGAACGGCCGTCGTCCTGCGCTCGCCGCAGTACGTGTCGAATCTTAATGTCGCGGGCAATCACTACCACTTCATTTCTGAGGACCTGACCTTTGGTGGGCATGCTCTAGATCTCCACGTCGACCAAGCCACGCTGCAGATTCAGGAAATCCGGCGAGCCACGCTGGAACTGCCGCACACTTCCTCCTTTCAAAAAACGTCACTTCCTCCGTTCACCAAGTGA
- a CDS encoding spore photoproduct lyase family protein, whose protein sequence is MAARFPLDLRQIYVEPRAAQLPRGQDILNRFPDAERIEVASHWNIPGLHGNAGLVKDWLRIKRQVLVLGTRKTLTLRPNGRSADFIAPGMANGCALSCAYCYVPRHKGYANPITTFANIDDVLKALRKHAQGLGPKREANSVDPHAWVYDVGENSDLSVDALISDNVRDQITLFRELPNAKASFATKYVNRHLLTYDPQGRTRLRFSLMPASVARVVDLGTSSIPERLAAINDFVEAGYEVHLNFSPVIIFEGWTAGYTELFRQVDAVLSPQAKAQLAAEVIFLTHNAGLHEVNLGWHPKAEGLLWTPQWQETKRSEYGGINLRYRRGLKGKAVERFTALLQKELPYCRIRYAF, encoded by the coding sequence ATGGCTGCGCGCTTTCCTCTCGATCTCCGGCAGATCTATGTCGAGCCCCGTGCTGCCCAGCTGCCCCGCGGTCAAGACATCCTGAACCGCTTCCCCGACGCCGAACGCATCGAGGTTGCCTCGCACTGGAACATTCCTGGCCTACATGGCAATGCCGGACTGGTCAAAGACTGGCTGCGCATCAAGCGCCAAGTCTTGGTGCTGGGTACCCGCAAAACCCTGACGCTGCGGCCCAATGGCCGCAGTGCTGACTTCATTGCCCCAGGCATGGCCAACGGCTGCGCCCTCTCATGTGCCTACTGTTATGTCCCCCGCCACAAGGGCTATGCCAACCCCATCACGACCTTCGCCAACATTGACGACGTCCTCAAGGCGCTCCGGAAGCATGCTCAGGGGCTCGGCCCAAAGCGAGAAGCCAACTCGGTCGACCCGCACGCCTGGGTCTACGATGTAGGAGAAAACAGTGACCTCAGTGTCGATGCCCTGATTTCAGACAACGTGCGAGATCAGATCACGCTGTTCCGGGAGCTGCCGAACGCCAAGGCCTCGTTTGCCACCAAATACGTCAACCGTCACCTGCTGACCTATGACCCGCAGGGGCGCACCCGGCTGCGCTTTTCCCTGATGCCTGCGTCGGTGGCGCGGGTGGTGGATCTTGGCACGTCTTCCATTCCGGAGCGCCTGGCGGCCATCAACGACTTTGTAGAAGCCGGCTACGAGGTGCATCTGAACTTCTCGCCGGTGATCATCTTTGAAGGCTGGACGGCGGGGTACACCGAGCTGTTCCGGCAGGTGGACGCGGTCTTATCGCCGCAGGCCAAAGCGCAGCTGGCGGCGGAAGTGATCTTCCTGACCCACAACGCGGGCCTGCATGAGGTCAACCTCGGCTGGCATCCCAAAGCGGAGGGGCTGCTGTGGACACCGCAGTGGCAGGAGACCAAACGGTCGGAGTATGGAGGGATCAATCTGCGCTACCGCCGGGGACTGAAGGGGAAGGCAGTGGAGCGCTTCACGGCCTTGCTTCAGAAGGAGCTGCCGTATTGCCGGATCCGGTATGCGTTCTGA
- the dinB gene encoding DNA polymerase IV, with translation MTRLIVHVDMDAFYASIEIRDQPDLAAFPVAVIATARRGAVMTANYVARRFGVRSAMPVHVALQRCPDLVLIPQRMEVYRAVSVQLQEVCSRYTDLVEPLALDEAYLDVTQQSRTLIDAEQLARAIQTDILTETRLTSSAGVSVNKFLAKLASGLHKPSGLTVIPPEEVNTLLARLAIEDFYGIGPVIAGKLRAQGIQTGAQLRSQSLAGLQAVLGAGKLAPRLYGLARGVDERAVEAHREAQSVGVERTFDQDLTTREALLAELPGITAEVVARLTQRGYMGRTVVVKLRYADWRPVTRRHTWTQPLTTAEELTEAAAGLLSPELSVEQGVRLLGVSVVNLSRQETSQL, from the coding sequence ATGACCCGGTTGATCGTGCATGTGGATATGGACGCCTTCTACGCCTCCATTGAGATTCGCGACCAACCTGATTTGGCGGCCTTCCCTGTGGCCGTCATCGCCACCGCACGCAGAGGCGCGGTGATGACCGCCAACTACGTGGCCAGGCGCTTCGGTGTGCGCAGCGCGATGCCGGTGCATGTCGCCCTGCAGCGCTGTCCCGACCTGGTACTGATTCCCCAGCGTATGGAAGTCTACCGCGCCGTTTCCGTCCAGCTTCAGGAGGTGTGCTCCAGATACACCGATCTCGTCGAACCCCTCGCCCTGGACGAGGCCTACCTCGATGTAACACAGCAAAGCCGCACCCTCATCGACGCCGAGCAGCTCGCCCGCGCCATTCAAACCGACATTTTGACCGAGACGCGCCTGACCTCTTCTGCGGGCGTCTCGGTTAATAAATTCCTGGCCAAACTCGCCAGCGGACTCCACAAGCCCAGTGGACTGACCGTGATTCCACCCGAAGAGGTAAACACGCTGCTCGCTCGTTTGGCCATTGAGGACTTCTACGGGATCGGCCCGGTGATCGCGGGCAAGTTGCGTGCCCAAGGCATCCAGACCGGAGCCCAGTTGCGCTCGCAGTCCTTGGCTGGGCTGCAAGCTGTGCTGGGGGCGGGCAAGCTGGCTCCCCGCCTGTACGGTCTGGCACGAGGGGTGGATGAGCGGGCCGTCGAGGCCCACCGGGAGGCGCAGTCCGTTGGGGTAGAACGCACTTTCGATCAGGATCTGACGACCCGGGAAGCGCTGTTGGCCGAGCTGCCGGGGATCACTGCGGAGGTGGTTGCCCGGCTGACGCAACGGGGGTATATGGGGCGGACGGTGGTCGTGAAGCTGCGGTATGCCGACTGGCGGCCCGTGACGCGCCGCCACACTTGGACACAACCTTTAACGACAGCAGAGGAATTGACAGAGGCCGCAGCGGGCTTACTGAGCCCGGAGCTATCGGTGGAGCAGGGCGTGCGCCTGTTGGGGGTCAGTGTGGTCAACCTCAGCCGGCAGGAAACCTCTCAGTTGTAG
- a CDS encoding uracil-DNA glycosylase, whose protein sequence is MSASHAPLQVVWFKKDLRVHDHQPLLEAAARGPVLPLYIYEPEQLHHPDFGGHHLQYLNECLKELNTAVSGLGTPLVCRVGEAVEVLSALQAEVGVGALWAHEETGNGVSYDRDRRVRAWCSAQGVQFTELPQHGVVRRLHSRDGWAELWEERMGADTLKPPVQLTGSAAPSIGIGLLGHADAPVAPNRKHLPPGGRSVAERTLDSFLTVRGVDYMREMSSPLTAEDSCSRLSAPLAFGTVSLREVVQATRQRLAAVKGDPDADPRWVRSLRSFESRLHWHCHFMQRLETEPAMEFRNLNRAFDDLRPEWSQDAFDRWAAGQTGYPLQDACMRMLNETGWLNFRMRAMTISFSSQLLWLHWRVPGEYLAHHWLDNEPGIHWAQVQMQSSTVGINQVRIYNPTKQARDQDPTGEFIRRWVPELAEVPTDFIHAPWMWSGAGRLKYAAPIVNAEQAMRAAKAKIMAVRQTGFFEEEARRVYEVHGSRKKAVMRAERRAQGLPEKVQRPARRVQAVLAMAGHPTLFESGAAPLSPIVPAGLPESWCQALASEFAAPSFHRLKDFLVEERRNHQIYPPAPDVFSALRWTPLEGVKVLILGQDPYHGAGQAQGLSFSVRPGVRIPPSLQNIFQELQTDLPGFIPPRHGDLSTWAQQGVLLLNAVLTVRAGQPNSHAGLGWEPLTDAVIRAVNAKPERVVFVLWGAYARKKARLITGPQHVVIQSGHPSPLSVAHFAGTRPFSRVNTALEDAGIAPIDWQLPASP, encoded by the coding sequence ATGTCCGCCTCCCACGCTCCGCTGCAGGTGGTCTGGTTCAAGAAAGACCTGCGCGTCCACGACCACCAGCCCCTCCTGGAGGCCGCCGCCCGTGGCCCGGTGTTGCCCCTGTACATCTATGAACCCGAGCAACTTCACCACCCTGACTTCGGTGGCCACCACCTTCAGTACCTGAATGAGTGCCTGAAAGAACTGAACACGGCTGTGTCGGGCCTGGGAACGCCGCTGGTCTGCCGCGTTGGGGAAGCCGTAGAGGTGCTGAGCGCGCTTCAGGCTGAGGTGGGTGTCGGTGCCCTCTGGGCACACGAGGAGACCGGCAACGGCGTGAGTTATGACCGTGATCGCCGCGTCCGTGCGTGGTGCAGCGCTCAGGGCGTCCAGTTCACCGAATTGCCGCAACACGGAGTCGTTCGCCGCCTGCACAGCCGAGACGGGTGGGCTGAGCTGTGGGAAGAACGGATGGGGGCCGACACACTGAAGCCCCCCGTGCAGCTCACCGGAAGCGCTGCTCCGTCCATAGGTATAGGTCTGCTGGGTCACGCCGACGCGCCGGTGGCCCCCAACCGCAAACACCTGCCGCCCGGTGGTCGATCAGTTGCCGAGCGTACCCTCGACAGCTTCCTGACCGTTCGCGGCGTGGATTACATGCGGGAAATGAGCAGTCCCCTCACCGCCGAGGACAGCTGCTCCCGCCTCAGTGCGCCCCTGGCGTTCGGAACGGTCAGTTTGCGCGAAGTCGTGCAGGCCACCCGCCAGCGGCTCGCGGCAGTGAAAGGCGACCCGGACGCCGACCCGCGCTGGGTGCGCTCCCTGCGTTCTTTCGAGAGCCGGCTGCACTGGCACTGCCACTTCATGCAGCGTCTGGAAACCGAACCGGCCATGGAGTTTCGCAACCTCAACCGTGCCTTCGACGATCTGCGCCCGGAGTGGTCTCAAGATGCCTTTGACCGCTGGGCCGCCGGCCAGACCGGCTATCCCCTGCAGGACGCCTGCATGCGCATGCTGAATGAAACCGGCTGGCTGAACTTCCGGATGCGGGCCATGACCATCTCGTTTTCCAGCCAACTGCTGTGGCTGCACTGGCGCGTTCCGGGTGAATACCTGGCCCACCACTGGCTGGACAACGAACCGGGCATCCACTGGGCGCAGGTGCAGATGCAGAGCAGCACGGTGGGCATCAATCAGGTGCGGATCTACAACCCGACCAAACAGGCCCGCGATCAGGATCCCACTGGGGAATTTATTCGGCGCTGGGTGCCGGAACTGGCTGAGGTGCCCACGGACTTTATTCACGCACCCTGGATGTGGAGTGGAGCGGGCCGCCTGAAGTATGCGGCCCCGATCGTGAATGCAGAGCAGGCCATGCGGGCAGCCAAAGCCAAAATCATGGCGGTGCGCCAGACGGGATTCTTTGAGGAGGAAGCCCGGCGGGTGTATGAGGTGCATGGCAGCCGGAAGAAGGCGGTGATGCGGGCGGAACGGCGGGCACAGGGGCTTCCAGAGAAGGTGCAGCGACCTGCACGGCGCGTCCAGGCTGTTCTCGCGATGGCTGGACACCCCACCCTGTTTGAAAGCGGCGCTGCCCCCTTGTCCCCCATCGTGCCTGCCGGTCTGCCGGAGTCCTGGTGTCAAGCCCTGGCCAGTGAGTTCGCCGCGCCTTCATTTCATCGGCTCAAAGACTTCCTGGTTGAGGAGCGCCGCAACCACCAGATTTACCCGCCCGCACCAGATGTGTTTAGTGCCCTGCGCTGGACGCCGCTGGAGGGAGTCAAGGTCCTGATCCTCGGACAAGACCCCTACCACGGCGCCGGGCAAGCACAGGGCCTATCGTTCAGCGTGCGGCCCGGGGTACGGATTCCACCCAGCTTACAGAACATCTTTCAGGAATTGCAGACCGATCTGCCGGGATTTATTCCTCCCCGGCACGGCGACCTGAGCACCTGGGCGCAGCAGGGCGTATTGCTCCTCAATGCGGTGCTAACGGTGCGGGCGGGGCAACCGAACAGTCATGCTGGGCTGGGCTGGGAACCTCTGACCGACGCGGTGATCCGTGCGGTCAATGCCAAGCCCGAGCGGGTGGTGTTCGTGCTCTGGGGTGCCTATGCCCGCAAGAAGGCTCGGCTGATCACCGGGCCGCAGCATGTGGTCATTCAGTCCGGGCATCCCTCGCCGCTGAGCGTGGCCCACTTCGCTGGGACTCGGCCGTTCTCGCGGGTGAATACGGCCTTAGAGGACGCGGGCATTGCGCCTATCGACTGGCAGTTGCCAGCCAGTCCCTGA
- a CDS encoding AAA family ATPase: protein MKAFLNSLRESGTPDFRAFQQNLGHVFPLLDSLPATEQDPEWHAEGDVGAHTGLVLNEAYRLADQEGLADDLRQILILAAALHDLGKALTTRRARDDNEHQRVISPRHADRGRSYLAYRLPELGLPAAVLHGVLALVGHHHDLARTLQTGTLAAYRRLARQVNLPLLYLLEVADVRGRVTADQAARLDDLEYFRLQAQEYGVWNTDSYGEWQAEISSTLAGFPPDFLDLTVQGGILDHEAGLIQVPQEAVSRSYAARAGFPHLVVTCGPSGSGKSSWIAERLPDHQVVSLDAIRDELAGKRADQSLNGQVLQAAKERLRVALRRNGKVVWDATNTRRDFRRVPLGLGLDYGALTTLVVFQPPVSTVFGRNPARQHTVPASVLAQQIENAEFPYLPEAHRTLWLDEFHRETGRAGWTE from the coding sequence ATGAAGGCTTTCCTGAACAGCTTGAGGGAGAGTGGAACCCCGGATTTCCGGGCCTTCCAACAGAATTTAGGCCACGTGTTCCCGCTGCTGGACAGTTTGCCCGCCACCGAGCAAGACCCGGAGTGGCATGCCGAGGGGGATGTGGGAGCGCATACCGGGTTGGTACTGAACGAAGCGTACAGGTTGGCCGATCAGGAGGGACTTGCAGACGACCTGCGTCAGATACTGATCCTCGCCGCCGCTCTGCACGACCTTGGCAAAGCACTGACCACCCGCCGCGCCCGAGATGACAATGAACATCAGCGCGTGATCTCGCCCCGCCACGCCGACCGGGGCCGCTCGTATCTGGCCTACCGATTGCCGGAATTGGGGTTGCCTGCCGCCGTTCTGCACGGTGTTCTGGCGTTGGTAGGCCACCATCATGACCTCGCCCGCACGCTTCAAACGGGCACGCTGGCCGCTTATCGCCGCTTGGCCCGTCAGGTGAATCTGCCGCTGCTGTATCTGCTGGAGGTGGCCGATGTGCGCGGGCGCGTCACGGCAGATCAGGCCGCGCGGCTCGATGATCTGGAGTATTTCCGCCTGCAAGCGCAGGAGTACGGCGTGTGGAACACCGATTCTTACGGCGAATGGCAGGCCGAGATCAGCAGCACGCTGGCTGGATTTCCTCCGGATTTCCTCGACTTGACCGTGCAGGGCGGCATCCTCGATCACGAAGCGGGCCTCATTCAGGTGCCGCAGGAAGCCGTGTCGCGTTCATATGCCGCCCGCGCCGGATTTCCGCACTTGGTCGTAACTTGCGGCCCCAGCGGGTCGGGCAAGAGCAGTTGGATTGCCGAGCGGTTGCCGGATCATCAGGTGGTGTCGCTGGACGCCATCCGCGACGAACTGGCGGGCAAGCGGGCCGACCAATCGCTGAACGGTCAGGTGCTGCAAGCGGCCAAAGAGCGGCTGCGGGTGGCGCTGCGACGGAATGGAAAAGTCGTCTGGGACGCCACCAACACCCGCCGCGATTTTAGGCGCGTGCCGTTGGGCTTGGGCCTCGATTATGGCGCGTTGACCACACTGGTGGTCTTTCAGCCGCCCGTCAGCACGGTGTTCGGGCGCAACCCGGCCCGCCAACACACGGTGCCCGCCTCGGTGCTGGCCCAGCAGATCGAAAACGCCGAGTTTCCGTACCTCCCCGAAGCCCACCGCACCCTCTGGCTGGACGAGTTTCACAGAGAGACTGGGCGTGCAGGATGGACGGAATGA
- a CDS encoding RNA ligase family protein — MSDRRKYPCTPHLPWSPGAGQDDAVWSHAQRFVGQEVVVTEKLDGENTTLYRTGLHARSLDSRPHPSRDWVKGLQGRVGYLIPEGWRVCGENLFARHSLAYANLESYFYLFSVWDETNTCLSWDDTLSWAETLGVPTPRQLARGLWNEAHIRALEVDPDQTEGYVVRTVQGFSSTQFQEHVAKYVRRGHVQTDTHWMHGAVTPNGLRQAERES, encoded by the coding sequence ATGAGTGACCGCCGAAAATACCCCTGCACGCCCCACCTGCCCTGGTCTCCGGGGGCCGGGCAAGACGACGCGGTCTGGAGCCACGCCCAGAGGTTCGTGGGGCAAGAGGTCGTGGTCACCGAAAAGCTGGACGGCGAAAACACAACGCTGTACCGCACGGGCCTGCACGCCCGCTCACTCGATTCCCGGCCCCACCCGTCCCGTGACTGGGTCAAGGGCCTGCAAGGGCGCGTGGGCTACCTGATTCCGGAAGGGTGGCGCGTCTGCGGCGAGAACCTGTTTGCCCGGCATTCGCTGGCCTACGCGAACCTGGAGAGCTACTTTTACCTGTTCAGCGTCTGGGACGAGACCAATACCTGTTTGAGCTGGGACGACACCCTGAGCTGGGCCGAAACGTTGGGTGTGCCGACGCCCCGGCAACTGGCGCGGGGCCTGTGGAATGAAGCCCACATTCGCGCCCTTGAGGTTGATCCTGACCAGACCGAGGGTTATGTGGTGCGAACCGTGCAGGGCTTCTCCTCCACCCAGTTTCAAGAACATGTCGCCAAATATGTGCGCCGGGGGCACGTTCAGACGGACACCCACTGGATGCATGGGGCGGTCACGCCGAATGGACTGAGGCAGGCGGAGCGGGAGTCATGA
- a CDS encoding potassium transporter TrkA encodes MRKATFGEHLRYRFDNSMSRGPAAMIGWLFVISALLILMISVFVQVTQQVPAGTDEKPLGFGSLLWWNLMRALDSGAVGGDSGTPLFLGTMFAMTLGGIFVVSMLIGVVTSGIEARLEELRKGRSFVAEEGHTLILGWSPHVFTILSELMLANANQRRPCIVILADKDKVEMDDELRARLGSTGRTRIVCRTGNPIDLADLEIANPHAARSIIVLAPEDDNADSTVIKAILAITNNPNRRAEPYHIVAEIRDSQNIEAARLVGREEASLVLVDDLISRIMVQTCRQSGLSVVYTELLDFGGDEIYFADLPALVGLQFGDALAAFEHSSLMGLRLPDGRILLNPPMETPIAAGTQVIAISADDDTVRAMPIQPDIDEAALRQTVPRAQRPERTLVLGWNDRIRTVISELDHYVAPGSSLTVVTTVPGAEETLNDIRPTLIHQTLELSAGDATDRRILEALEPGRYDHIITLSSSDAPDIQQADGRTLVTLLHLRDMASRSGQDFSIVSEMLDVRNRELAQVTQADDFIVSDRLVSLLMSQISENAGLKAVFDDLFRAEGSEIYLKPAGDYVALGQPLTFYTVLEAARRRQEVAIGYRLKSEADSPNFSYGVHLNPHKPGLIQFSEHDRIIVLSES; translated from the coding sequence ATGAGAAAAGCAACATTTGGTGAGCATCTTCGGTACCGCTTCGACAATTCCATGTCTCGGGGACCAGCGGCCATGATCGGGTGGCTCTTCGTGATTTCAGCCCTGCTGATTCTCATGATCAGCGTATTTGTGCAGGTGACCCAACAAGTGCCCGCGGGAACCGATGAAAAGCCTCTCGGCTTCGGCAGTCTGCTGTGGTGGAACCTGATGCGTGCCCTCGATTCCGGGGCCGTGGGCGGCGACAGCGGCACACCGCTGTTTCTGGGCACCATGTTTGCCATGACCCTTGGCGGTATTTTCGTCGTCAGTATGCTGATCGGTGTGGTCACCAGCGGCATCGAAGCCCGGTTAGAAGAACTGCGCAAGGGCCGCTCGTTTGTGGCCGAGGAAGGCCATACCCTGATTCTGGGCTGGTCGCCCCACGTTTTCACGATCCTGTCTGAGCTGATGCTGGCCAACGCCAACCAGCGCCGCCCCTGCATCGTGATTTTGGCCGACAAAGATAAGGTCGAAATGGACGACGAACTGCGGGCCCGGCTCGGTTCTACGGGCCGCACCCGCATCGTGTGCCGCACCGGAAACCCGATTGATCTGGCCGATCTGGAGATCGCCAATCCCCACGCTGCCCGCTCGATCATTGTGCTGGCCCCAGAAGACGACAATGCCGATTCGACTGTGATCAAGGCCATTTTGGCGATCACCAACAACCCCAACCGGCGGGCCGAGCCTTACCACATCGTGGCCGAAATCCGAGATTCGCAGAACATCGAGGCGGCGCGTCTGGTGGGCCGGGAAGAGGCGAGCCTCGTGTTGGTGGACGACCTGATTTCCCGGATCATGGTGCAAACGTGTCGGCAGTCCGGGCTGTCGGTGGTGTACACCGAACTGCTCGACTTTGGCGGCGACGAGATTTATTTTGCAGACCTGCCCGCTCTGGTGGGCCTGCAGTTCGGTGACGCGCTGGCGGCCTTCGAGCATTCCAGCCTGATGGGGCTGCGCCTGCCGGATGGCCGCATCCTGCTGAATCCGCCGATGGAGACACCGATTGCGGCAGGCACACAGGTCATTGCGATTTCTGCCGATGACGACACCGTGCGGGCCATGCCCATCCAGCCCGACATTGACGAGGCGGCTCTTCGGCAAACCGTGCCCCGAGCCCAACGGCCTGAGCGCACGCTGGTGCTGGGCTGGAACGACCGCATTCGGACGGTCATCAGCGAACTCGACCACTATGTCGCGCCTGGTTCCAGCCTGACCGTCGTGACCACTGTGCCGGGGGCAGAGGAAACCCTGAACGACATCAGGCCGACCCTGATCCATCAGACCCTTGAGCTGTCCGCAGGCGACGCCACCGACCGCCGCATTCTGGAAGCCCTTGAGCCGGGCCGCTACGACCACATCATCACGCTGTCTTCGTCCGACGCGCCTGACATTCAGCAGGCCGATGGGCGCACCCTCGTCACGCTGCTGCACCTGCGCGACATGGCCAGCCGTTCCGGGCAGGACTTTTCGATCGTGTCGGAGATGCTGGACGTGCGCAACCGCGAGCTGGCCCAGGTCACGCAGGCCGACGATTTTATCGTGTCCGACCGACTGGTGAGCCTGCTGATGTCGCAAATTTCCGAAAACGCGGGGTTAAAAGCCGTGTTCGACGACCTGTTCCGGGCAGAAGGGTCTGAAATCTACCTGAAACCTGCGGGCGACTATGTGGCCCTGGGCCAACCCCTGACCTTTTACACCGTGCTGGAAGCGGCGCGGCGACGCCAGGAGGTCGCCATCGGCTACCGCCTGAAAAGCGAAGCGGACAGCCCGAACTTCTCCTACGGCGTTCATCTGAATCCACACAAGCCCGGGCTGATCCAGTTCTCGGAGCATGACCGCATCATCGTCTTGTCGGAGAGCTGA